In Dendropsophus ebraccatus isolate aDenEbr1 chromosome 14, aDenEbr1.pat, whole genome shotgun sequence, the following proteins share a genomic window:
- the LOC138772543 gene encoding nuclear factor 7, brain-like, with product MASADVRDELSCSICLSIYTDPVTLRCGHNFCRGCIDRALDTQVGSRVYTCPECREEFRERPLLYTSIALRNIAERFQTIQPETSIYCTYCSHSPVPASKSCLSCKVSLCERHLRVHSKSREHVLTEPTAFMEDGKCSIHKKTLEYYCSEDAAFICVTCCLAPEHQGHQVDLLEVAAKKKKDKMNIHLKNLNSKKAENEKRVQDLQERRRGVQEKAAGVRKRVIALFQDIRRQLEDLEMKVLSDILKQKDLVTSMASDLIQKLEVQKDEIYSKILYVNELCNMIEPVAILQESDRDHFSGVFTDEERNKVDSVDDIDEGSISEALIQGISEIVKNVKKGINVQAPTDIVLDVNTACKNVKISHDLKTASWSQVKLNRPETTRRFQDPQVLSFRSFSSGRHYFEVETSKTGNWRVGLCYASIERSGHQAWIGDNKKSWCLRKVYYNNSNQYSVMHDSKVIQLPQQLSSHKFRVYLDYDAGQMSFYELSDPIRHLHTFTATFTEPLYAAFCVLKDGCLKICS from the coding sequence ATGGCCTCTGCCGACGTAAGGGACGAGCTGAGCTGCTCCATCTGCCTGAGCATCTATACAGACCCCGTAACTCTGAGATGTGGGCACAACTTCTGCCGAGGGTGCATTGATCGCGCACTGGATACCCAGGTGGGATCTAGAGTTTATACTTGTCCAGAATGCAGAGAAGAATTTCGAGAACGTCCATTGCTTTATACATCCATCGCATTGAGAAACATTGCTGAGCGTTTCCAGACCATCCAACCAGAGACTTCCATCTACTGCACCTACTGTAGTCACTCTCCGGTACCTGCTTCAAAGTCTTGTCTGTCGTGCAAAGTGTCCTTATGTGAGAGACATCTGAGAGTCCATAGTAAGTCAAGAGAACATGTCCTCACTGAGCCTACTGCTTTCATGGAGGACGGCAAATGCTCTATCCACAAAAAGACCCTGGAATATTACTGCTCAGAAGATGCAGCTTTTATATGTGTCACCTGTTGTCTAGCCCCTGAGCACCAAGGCCACCAGGTGGATCTCCTCGAAGTAGCCGCCAAGAAGAAGAAGGATAAGATGAACATTCACCTGAAGAACCTCAACTCCAAGAAGGCCGAAAATGAAAAAAGAGTCCAAGATCTTCAGGAGCGCAGGAGGGGAGTACAAGAGAAGGCGGCCGGTGTAAGAAAGAGGGTAATCGCCCTCTTTCAAGACATCCGGAGACAGCTGGAGGACCTGGAAATGAAGGTCCTCAGTGATATCCTCAAACAGAAAGACCTGGTGACCTCCATGGCCTCCGACCTGATCCAGAAGCTGGAAGTCCAGAAAGATGagatatacagtaaaatattgtATGTCAATGAGTTGTGTAACATGATCGAGCCAGTTGCCATTCTGCAAGAGTCAGACAGAGACCATTTCAGTGGTGTCTTCACGGACGAGGAGAGGAATAAGGTGGACTCTGTAGACGATATAGATGAAGGTTCCATCTCAGAGGCCTTGATACAAGGCATATCCGAAATAGTGAAAAATGTGAAGAAGGGAATCAACGTCCAAGCCCCCACTGACATTGTCCTGGACGTGAACACTGCCTGTAAGAATGTCAAaatatcacatgacctgaagaCGGCATCTTGGTCCCAAGTGAAGCTGAACCGTCCAGAAACAACCAGAAGGTTTCAGGATCCCCAAGTGCTGAGTTTCAGGAGCTTCTCCAGCGGACGCCATTACTTCGAGGTGGAGACTAGTAAGACTGGAAACTGGAGGGTGGGATTGTGTTATGCCAGTATAGAGCGGAGTGGGCACCAGGCTTGGATCGGGGATAATAAGAAGTCGTGGTGCTTACGTAAGGTCTACTACAATAACAGTAACCAGTATTCAGTCATGCACGACAGCAAAGTCATTCAGTTACCTCAGCAATTGTCTTCTCACAAGTTCAGGGTTTATCTGGACTACGATGCTGGGCAGATGTCTTTCTACGAGCTCAGCGACCCCATCAGGCACCTCCACACTTTCACCGCAACTTTCACCGAGCCCCTTTATGCTGCCTTCTGTGTCCTGAAGGATGGGTGCCTGAAGATCTGTAGCTGA